Proteins encoded by one window of Carassius auratus strain Wakin chromosome 24, ASM336829v1, whole genome shotgun sequence:
- the LOC113042103 gene encoding uncharacterized protein LOC113042103: MVDFIIPTNFKHVIAAVKVVSGYDEEKNSYRIPSLALKLGHSLNKISSIVESNAMMYGDHERAECARDFRKIHQARWNEYISAGAITTLKEAKWNTPQIIPFTQDVKVLHTHLEKKHNELLSKLRSCPSADSYAALAKVTLSQVILFNRRREGEVSRMLLSAFKSRDSSELHEDIAICLSEFERKLCLHFSRVEIRGKRGRKVPVLLKPSMVSAMELLVETRELCGVPAENPFMFARCGAMSAYRGGECINKAACECGIKNPDALSSTRLRKHIATMSKILNLNENEADQLADFLGHDIRIHRQYYRLPEGTLQLAKMSKVLMAMEKGTLSDYKGKKLDDIEIDPNEQLEAQGDSMSSDEEDSSDLSQMTAPAPVQTDQPVQSDQAVSQEDQGSSNAPKKKWEDSEVKAVERHMMSFIKTCKVPGKQDCERCIHAEPEALKQRTWTGVKNYVRNRITTLKRKGGL; the protein is encoded by the exons ATGGTAGACTTCATCATACCAACTAACTTCAAACATGTCATAGCAGCTGTTAAAGTTGTATCTGGCTATgatgaagagaaaaactcctaCCGCATTCCTTCTTTAGCTCTCAAACTTGGGCATTCTTTAAACAAGATATCTAGCATTGTTGAGAGCAATGCCATGATGTATGGAGATCATGAACGTGCTGAGTGTGCCCGAGACTTCAGGAAAATACACCAGGCAAGGTGGAATGAGTACATTTCTGCTGGTGCTATAACTACATTGAAAGAAGCCAAGTGGAACACACCACAGATCATTCCTTTCACTCAGGATGTCAAAGTCCTGCACACACATCTTGAAAAGAAACACAATGAGCTCCTAAGTAAGCTCAGATCTTGCCCTTCTGCTGACAGCTACGCTGCTCTAGCCAAGGTCACGCTGTCCCAGGTCATCCTGTTCAACCGAAGGAGAGAAGGTGAGGTATCCCGGATGCTTTTGTCAGCTTTTAAAAGCAGGGATTCTTCTGAGCTACACGAAGACATTgccatctgtctgtctgagttTGAGAGGAAGCTGTGTCTGCACTTCTCAAGAGTTGAGATCCGTGGTAAACGAGGGAGAAAGGTTCCTGTGCTCCTCAAGCCTTCCATGGTTTCTGCCATGGAGCTGCTTGTTGAAACGCGTGAGCTTTGTGGTGTTCCAGCAGAGAATCCCTTTATGTTTGCTAGATGTGGAGCAATGTCTGCCTACAGAGGAGGAGAGTGCATCAACAAAGCTGCTTGCGAATGTGGCATAAAGAACCCTGATGCACTGTCATCAACTAGGCTCAGGAAACACATAGCAACCATGTCTAAAATTCTTAACCTTAATGAGAATGAAGCAGACCAACTGGCTGATTTCCTTGGTCACGATATCAGAATCCACAGACAGTATTATCGGTTACCAGAGGGAACACTGCAGCTGGCAAAAATGAGTAAAGTCCTAATGGCCATGGAGAAAGGAACACTGTCTGACTACAAAGGAAAGAAACTTGATGACATTGAAATCGACCCAAATG agcAACTTGAGGCCCAAGGTGATTCCATGTCAAGTGATGAGGAGGATTCCAGTGACCTATCTCAGATGACAGCACCAGCACCAGTACAGACTGATCAACCTGTTCAATCTGATCAAGCTGTTTCACAGGAGGATCAAG gtTCTTCAAATGCTCCAAAAAAGAAATGGGAGGACAGTGAGGTAAAAGCAGTAGAGAGACACATGATGAGTTTCATCAAGACATGCAAAGTTCCTGGTAAGCAAGACTGTGAAAGATGCATTCATGCAGAGCCAGAAGCTTTGAAGCAGCGAACATGGActggtgtgaaaaattatgtgcggAACAGGATCACGACTCTTAAAAGAAAGGGTGGTTTGTAG